Sequence from the Rhizomicrobium sp. genome:
GTGGTACCGCCGGAGCGGCCGGACGCGGCGATCGACGCGGCGCGCAGGCTACTGGCCAACGAGAGCATTCGCGCACGGTACGCGGGCAATGCGCGCCGCTACGCCGAGGAAGCCTTCGACATTCAGAGCATCACGGACCGGTTTTTGAAAATTCTGCTGCGGACGTGAAAGGCTTTGTATCGGAAGCAAAGAAAATTGACCGGCCTCATCATGATGTCCGTGCGCCACAGCATACGCAGCGCACCAAGCGAGTCTCAGCGGAGAAACTGTCGTCGGGCCGTCCCTCGTTGAATGTCAATATCAGATTCTCGCGCCTTGCTGGCCCGATCGCTCCGCACCTCGGCTGATGCAGAGCCGACACTGCCGGTTAAACGAACTCAGCAGGCTAGAAATTCGCGCAGCGATAGTCGCGGCAGGACCTCCAGCTTTCCTCCATCCGTCGCGTTCACGAGCAGCCTTCTGCCGCGTCCGTAGGCATCAAGGGCCATGCGATAATCGTATTCGCTCTCCAATAGATCCGGCAGTTGCCACGTCTGATTGGCGAAATAGGTCGGATCGAAGTGATTGGGATCGGAGGCGCCGCAGGCCACGCGCTGGTTCGGGTGGCCCACCGTTTCGTAGTGATGGTCGCAGCCCACCAGCGCCACCGATGTGAATCCCATGTGGTAGGCCAATTGCAGCGCGACGAAGGTGACCGTTGCCCCGTGATAGACCGAGAGCGAGCAGTCGCGGGCGAACTTCCGGTTCGTGACCGTGGCTGGAATGAAGATCCGGCTTGGCGACTTTTTTATGGAAACGGTTGCCAGGCTATGGAGGAACAGGGGGATATCGGTCCGATTGAAGAATTCGCGCTGCTGTTCGATGACCAGCAGGTTCGTCGCGACGATGCAGGACGGCCGGAACGCGTGCCTGGAAAACAGCAAGTCGATCTTGTTCAAGCCGAAACAGTAGACGCCTTCGAGAAGCGAGAAGTCGACGCCGTTCAACGACGGGCCGTTGCAGAGAATCACGGCCTTCTCGCCGCGATGGCTATTGCGCAGCGCCTTCATCCTGGCGCGCGAGCGCCACGATTCCGGATTGAGGTCCCAGAGCAGCCGGCGCGCGACCTCGACCAGGGCAATCCTGTAGGGGTTGACGGACTGCGTACGCAGGATGTTTCGACCCAGCACGACCAGCGGCAAGGTATCCGGCGACACCTGCGCGCCGGAGGCCACCGGTTGTCCCCAGGAAAACATTTGAGTCGGGCCGGACCTTTGCACGCGTTCGTTCACATAAAGGCTCCCCGACACCGACCGCATGAATCATGTGACAGATTCGATCATGCGCACTCATCGGGACTCGCGCAAGAACTGCTCCAGCGGCATGCGGGGCAATATCTCCAGCTTGCCACCCACGGTGGCATTGACCAGTTCGCGGCCCGCCGCGCGATAGACGTCCAGCGCCATGCGATAGGAGATTTCACTCTCCGCGAGGTCGGGAAGAATCCATGGTACATCCGAAAAATAGCGAGGATCGAAATGGTCGGGATCGCGGCCCTCCGCCATGCCAAGCATGCCCGCCGGACCCTGGCGGTTAAAATGATGATCGCAACCCACCAATGCGACCCGCTTGAAGCCCATGTGGTAGGCGAGCTGCATCGCGGCATAGGTGACGGTATAGCCGGGATGAATGGAGATCGAGCAGTCGCGGGCAAAGGCGCGCGACAACGACGTCGCGTGCAGGAATATCCGCCCCCGCCCGCCGCGTACCAGATGAATGCCGGTGCGGTTGAGGAACAGGGGGATGTCGGTGCGATTGTAGAAATCGGCGGTCTGCTCGATCACGCGGTAGTTCATGCAGACGATGGCGGAAGGGCGAAACCCAGTACGGTCGAACAACAGGTGTATCTTGTTGAGTCCGAAACAGAAGGTTCCTTTCAGGCATTCGAAATCAACGCTGTTCAGGGATGGACCATTGCACAGGATCAAGGCCATTTGGTCGCGGTGCGAATCCTTGAGGGCGACCAGTCCGCGGCGCGAGCGCCAGGATTCGGCACGCAGATCCCAACGCAGCCGATGCAGGATTTCCCGACCCGCCACGGCATATGGATTTATCGTGCACGCCGTCTTGTTCATGAACGAGTGCCACGGCCAGCCAGCGACGACGGCAGCCCAAAGACGTCGATAAGACGTGCAAGATAGAAATCATTGCGCGCGTCGCCGCGGTTATTCCGACGGAACAGCCCGACGCGCTGGGAGCCGGGCCAACTCGCGAAGGACCGGCGCCAGCTTGTCTTGCGCGTCCGCAGGCCGATGAGCCGGCTCGCCCAGAACAGCCCCAGATCGTCGGCTTTTGGCGCCAGAGCGTAGATATCCATGATCGTGGCGGACATGTCCTTCGCCACCGCGGGCGCATAAAGGACGCCGCCTACCCCGGTCGGTAACAGGTCAATGCCCTCCTGCGGTCCTGCCACATCTTTCTCCCATTGCGCATAGGGCTGGATCAACCCCGATGGAGTGAACCCGACGCGATGCGCCCTATGGCAGATGACTGCGGGGTGCTCGGCATCAAAAGCAGCCACCAGGCCGGCCAACCAGTCGGAGGGATAGTACGTATCGTCATCGGCGGTAACGACGAACCAGCCGGGCTGCGCCGCGATGGCCGGGATCAGTTTCGTATAAGGCCCCAAATCGGCCGTGCGGCGTATCTCCACGCCCCGCTCCGCCAGACGCAAAACGGCGGCCGGCAGGGATATATCTGCATCTGCAATCCAAAGGATGATGCGATCCGGCGCCATGCGTTGCAGCAACAGCGACCTGAGCGTGAACGCCAGGGTGGGAAAGCGTGCGCGATACGATGTCAGCGAGACCAGCAGCGGCGCCGGAAGGCCGTGCGATTCCCGCCTCCGATAGCGCCGAAAGGCCCATTCCCATGCCAGAACCGTCATGGCCATATAGCCGATCGCAAGAGCCACGACGCCGCGCCAGGCGCGGCCTAAATCCCGCCGAAGGATCCTCAGCATGGATCGCCCACGGTCCGGGCGATCGTCCGGCCTTCGCCATACGGACGGGCGGGGGCATATCCAAAGGGCATGCAGAAGACATGCAGTTGCCGTATCAGACGCTTCGCCCGGCTCAGCAGCGTAAGCGGCGGCACGTCCTTGAGGGCGAACCCATAGTCCCGCACGCATTCCGCTAGCGCGGCCGCATATTCGGCACGATAGGGGTCCGACCGCAGGTAGTGCGAATAGTGAACGATCATCGGCGCCAACCGCGCGCGGTTCCGGGCGAAGCAGTAGCCGGTATGGCGGTAGAACCAGTTGCCGAAATTCCATCGCGCCGATAGCTGGTGCCAGTCGTCCCGCAAAATCGCGTTCAAGGCGTCCTGGTCGTGCAGGCGTGTCAGCTGGCCGCTGGCGCGGCGCCACGCCAGCACGGCGTCCGCAATACCGCGGGCGCGCCATCGCTTGAGATCGATCAGCAGCACGCCCGAATTGAACAGATCCGCCCGCATCAGGCTGGCACGATAGGATGGCCGAAGCAGCACGCTGCCCCAGCGGCTGGTGCGGAACTGGCGCACCGCGCCAAGGGTCGCGCCGCCCAGATCGGCATCGAACAGAGGCGCGATATCGCCCCGACAGATGATGTCGGAATCCAGATAGAGAATCCGATCCATGTTGCCGGGCAGGAAATCGGCCAGCCAGAGCCGGAAATAGACCGCCGGAGACATGCGCCTGTGAAGGATGGGAAGATCGGCGGCCAGATTCGGATCGACCGCGATCACGCGGATCATCGCCCCGAAACGGCGGGCAACCGCTTCGAGCCGATGACGATCCGCCTCCGCCAGGCCGCTGGAGAGAACAGTCACCGCGACGGGCCGCGAGGCCCGCTTCAGCAGGGTGTGAAGAGCGACCCCGGTCTGCGCGACAAACCGCTCGTCGGTCGAGAATGCGACTTGTATACGTCCCACCATTCCTCCGGCCGCGAAACGCCCCCGGCTTAGTTTGCCGCAATCGGCCACAAAACCAAGCTTTGGACATCGGCCCGCAAACCGAATAATGCCCCAGTCTGCAAGCCGAGGGATCAGGACGATGGGACAAAGCGTGGTGGCCCTGCTCCCCATGAAGGCCAACAGCGAGCGGATCAGGGGCAAGAACTTCCGCCCCTTTGCCGGCAAGCCTCTGTTCCGCTGGATCCTGGACACCCTGCTGTCGCTGGACGAGATCGGCCTCGTCGTCGTCAACACCGATGCGCGCGCGATCCTGAAGGAAAACGGATTGGAGAGCGGCGGCCGCGTCCTGATTCGGGACCGCCCTGCGGCGTTGTGCGGCGACCGGGTCAGCATGAACGCGATCATCGCCGACGACATCGCCGCGATCGCGGCCAATACCTATCTGATGACCCACACCACCAATCCGCTGCTGCGGCCGGCGACCATCCGCGCCGCGCTGGCCGCGTTCCGCGACGCGGCGGACGCGGGCCGGGGCGATTCGCTCTTTACCGTGCGAAAGCACCAGACCCGTTTCTATCGCGCCGACGCCAGCCCCATAAACCACGATCCGGCGAATCTGATCCGGACCCAGGACCTCGAACCCTGGTTCGAGGAAAACTCCAATCTCTACATATTCACGCCGGAGAGCTTTCGCATGACGGGCGCGCGCATCGGCGCGAGGCCCGTTCTGTTCGAGACGCCCAAAAGCGAATCGTGCGACATCGACGTTCCCGAGGATTGGATGATCGCGGAAGCGATCGCCGTGCACGGCCGGCACTAGCGCTGTCGCCAGCCACGCAAGGCGTGTCATATTCAGACGACTTTGTCCGCTCGGGCCGGCGGCACCGGGGGATCCTGCGAGGGGGATGCGTGGGCGTATTTAAGAAAATTGCGGCACAGGTAACGCCGGCGCTTGCGGCGGACGTCCTGGTGTTCACGCTTTTATCGGCGTCTCTGGAAGTCCTTTCGGTCTGGATATTGCGCAACCTCCTGCTGGCTTGCCTGAGCCAACCGAACCCCATCGCCAAGGCCTTGGCCGCACTGCCGCCGTTCCTCCCGGGAAACGGAGCCACCAATATCCTGCTGATGATGCTGGTGGGTACATTCCTGTTCATCCTGGTCAAGAACGCCGTTCTCGCCCTTCTTTGGCGCGCCACGCTTCGCAGCTTGGCGAGCGCGACGTCCAGCGCCGCCTGGCGCCTGTTCGAGCGCTATCTGCGCGCGCCATACGCAGTGCATGCGACGCGGTCGCTGTCGACGCTGCAGCACAATCTCAATCTGATCGGCAATCAGATCTTCGGCCGCCTCGTCTTTCCCTCGCTTCTCGCGCTCTCCGAGATCTTTGTGCTGACGGGCATCCTGATCTTTCTCCTGATCAAGGCGCCCACCGTCACGGTGCTTCTCGCGCTCTGGCTCGCCGGGACGATGGTTATTTTCCGCATTAAGTCCGCGCGCACTTCGCGCCTGGCCGGAAAGAATCGCGACACCGATTCGCAGCGGATCCTGCGCCTCACGCACGACTCCTTCGGGAGCTTCAAGTCGATCAAATTGTCGGCGAGCGAGGACTTCTTCGTCGAACTTTTCCGCCGCAACGTCTTCGCCCTCGCGCGCTATCTGGCCGACGATCGCCTGATGGTTCAGCTGCCGCGCTTCGTGTTCGAACCCGTGCTCATCGGCGGCTTGCTCGTGCTTTACCTGATCCTGATCGGGAGCCATGCAACGCAGGCGCGCACCCTGGCCGATCTCACGCTCTATGCCGCCGCCGCCGTGCGTCTCCTTCCCGCCGCCCAGCGCATCATCGGGCAACTTCACGTGCTGGCGTTCGACTATCCCGGCCTTGCCGCCATCGCGGCCGATTTCGAACAGCAGGTCGAGGTCCTGCCCGACCGTGCCCATGCGCCGGCCGGACCGCCCTTCGAGCACACGCTCGTCTTCGATCGTGTCGGCGTGGACTATTCGCGCGGCGCCCCGATATTGCACGACGTCTCGCTCCGGATCGGCCGCGGCGAAAAGATCGCGATCATCGGCAAGACGGGAGCGGGAAAGACCACGTTCCTGAACGTCATGCTGGGCGTGATCCGGCCGACCTCGGGCCGTATCCTGTTCGACGGCGTCGAAGTCGAGCCTCTCGTGCTGCTGCGCCAAAGCAGCGTCGCCTATGTTCAGCAGGATACGTTCCTGCTCGATGGCAGCGTCGCGGAAAACGTCGCTTTCGCGATCGCCGCCACGGAAATCGACTATCCGCGCGTATGGGAGGCGTTGCGCTGCGCGCATCTCGACAAGACCGTGCGCAAATTCCCCAACGGTCTGGACACCAGCATCGGCCAGAACGGCATCGCCCTGTCGGGCGGCGAAAGGCAGCGCCTGGCGCTGGCGCGCGCCTTCTATCAAAACCCCGCCATGCTGGTTCTCGACGAGGCGACATCGCAACTCGACGCGCCGACCGAGGACGCCATCCTGGCGGACCTGATGGAACGCAATCCCGATTTGACCCTCGTCATGGTGACCCACCGGATGTCCGCCACCCGGCACCTGGAACGTCGTTTCGCGGTCGAGCATGGCAGCGTCATCGAGGCGAGCCACGGTCAAACGGCTTGGGCCAACGCCGTCGCTTCGCACTAGATTCGATTGCAGGATGGGCCGCGCCTCCGTAGCATAATCTCGTGCGCGGCCTGGGGAGACGCGCTTCATGGGCAATTCGCGCGGAATTTCGGTTTTCGTTTCCACGACACCGTTCGCGGAGCACGACCGCACGCCGACACAATGGATGAACGCGGCCGGCTGGCGCGTTTGCGTGAACGACACGCGGCGCAAGCTGACCTCCCAGGAAGTCGCCGAGCGGGCGCGCGACTGCGAGGCCATCATTGCCGGCACCGAAGATCTCAACGCGCTCCTCGACGCCAACCGTCGCCTCAAGATCATCGCGCGTGTCGGCGTGGGCCTGGACTCGGTGCCGCTCGAACGGTGCCGCGAACGCAATATCGCGGTGGCCTATACGCCCGATGCGGTGACCCCCGCGGTGGCGGAATTCGCCGTCGGAGCCATGATCGCGGCCTGCCGCGATATCCCCGGAGCCGACAGGAACATGCGCGGTGGCGGCTGGCGCCGCACGCAGGGCATCCGCATCGGCGAATCCAGGATCGGAATCGTCGGGTTCGGACGGATCGGCAGCACGGTGGGACGGCTCCTGGCCGGCTTCGCGCCGGCGGCGCTTCTGGTCCATGACGTGCTCGACAAGCGGGCCGACATCGCGGCGCTCCCGGCCGGCGCCGCGGCCCGGCAGGCGAGCCTGAATGAGATATTGGAAACCTGTGATATCGTTTCGCTGCATGTGCCGTTGCGGCAATCGACGCGCGGCCTGATCGGCGCCAGGGAGTTGCGGCGCATGCGCGGCGGAAGCTATCTGATCAACACGGCGCGCGGCGGCATCGTCGACGAAGATGCGCTGTACGACGCGCTGCGGTCGGGCCATCTCGGCGGCGCCGCCGTGGATGTGTTCGGGCGCGAACCCTATACCGGGCCCTTGCGGGAACTCGACCGCGTGGTGCTGACGGCCCATATGGGATCCTGTTCCATCGATTGCCGTTCCAGGATGGAACGCGACGCCACGGCCGAAATCGTGCGGTTCTTCTCCGGCGACGCCCTGGCCTATCCGGTGCCCGACGACGAATACGCCAACCAAGCTTGAGACGATGACGCACGCAGAGCAGATCAGGACCGCGCTGACCGGAGGCCAGACGTCGATCGGCGGATGGATGCAAATCCCCGACGACGGCGTCGCCACCATCATGGGCGCGGCCGGCTTCGACTGGGTCGCGCTGGATCTGGAGCATGGTAGGTTTTCCGAGGCGCAACTGCCTTCGCTGTTCCGCGCTGTCGCTGCCCGCGGCACGGTCGCCCTGGCGCGGGTAGGCCAGGTGACGGCCTATGCGATCAAGGCCGCGCTCGACGGCGGCGCCTCCGGCGTGATCCTGCCGATGATCGAGACGGCGCAGATGCTTCGCGAGGCGATCGCCTGGGCGAATTATCCGCCGCGCGGCACCCGCGGCGTCGGATACGCGGCGGCGAACCTGTTCGGAAAGGAACTGCAGCGCGACCTCGACGGGACCGGCCCGCTCGTCGTGGCCCAGATCGAGCACGCGAAGGCCGTCGCGTGCATCGACGCGCTTCTCGAAACGCCTGGGCTCGATGCCGTGATGCTGGGCCCCTACGATCTGTCGGCGTCGCTCGGCGTGACGGGCGAGTTCGATCATCCGGAATTCCGCCGCGCCATGACGACCGTCGCCGCGGCCTGCCGCCGGCACGGCATTGCCTCGGGCGTGCACATCGTCCTGCCCGAACCGGAGCGCCTGCGCGCCGCCGTCGCGGAGGGGCACCGGTTCATTGCCTATGGAACCGACGCCGTCTTTCTCTGGAAAAGCGCCGTTCGCCCGGACATCGCCTGAGGTCATCGCAAGGATTTCACACGTGCGCGTCGCGGTATTCGGAGGCTCGGGATTTCTCGGCTCGCACGTCGCGGACGCGCTCAGCGCCGCGGGACATTCGGTGATCGTGTTCGACCGCGCGCCGTCGGAATGGCTGAGGCCCGACCAGGAGATGATGATCGGCGACATCCTCGACGGCGAGGCGGTGTCCCGGGCGGCCGAGGGTTGCGAGGCCGTCTTCAATTTCGCCGGCGTGGCGGATCTCGACGACGCCGACGCCGCGCCGGTGCGGTCGGCCACGATCAACATCATCGGCAATCTCAACGTCTGCGAGTCCTGCGTGCGCCACGGCGTGAACCGCTATGTGTTCGCGAGCTCGCTTTACGTCCACAGCCGCGTCGGCGGCGCCTACCGCTGCAGCAAGCGCGCCTGCGAGGACTACATCTTTCACTATCAGGCGACGCGCGGGCTTCGCTGCACGATCCTGCGCTACGGCTCGCTCTACGGTCCGCGGTCGGGGATGACGAACGGCATACATCGCTTCATCCATGAGGCGATGGCCAAGGGCCGCATCACCTACTTCGGAAACCCCAGGGCGCTGCGCGACTATATTCACGTCAGCGACGCCGCGCAGGCGAGCGTCGATATCCTGCACCCCCGGTTCGAGAACCGCAGCATCGTGCTTGCCGGCAGCCAGAGCGTCCGCGTCGCGGACCTGTTCCAGATGATCTCCGAGATCGTCGGCAAGCCGGTGGCGTTCGACTACGTCGCCGATAGCGGCGTTCCCCACTATGTCACGACGCCATATTCTTTCGATTCGCGGATCGGAATGAAATATGCGCCGCAGCTTCACATCGATCTCGGCCAGGGTCTGTTGATGAAGGTCGAAGAACTGTCGATCGATGCTTCGACCGTCGAGGAATAGCCGGTCGCGAGCGCTGCGCGTTTTCGCCGATGCATGCGGCAATAATTCCGTTTCGATCACGCTTCACGCGACAGCCGCCGCATTGCCGTTTTTGAAATCAGCCATGCCTATATCGCGTGCGTTTCGCCGCGTCTTCGGCGGCTCGCGGCGAAATGCCCCAACACGGGCGCGCACAGCTTCGCGCGAAATGCAGCCGACCGCCTTTTTTTGATCTATCACACGCCAGCATGTTACTACTGGATGCATCAAATGCGGCCACGGCCGGGGTGAACAGATCGGCCGGTCGAGTAACGCCGCCTATTCAACGGCTTATGGGGCGTGGCCGCCGCTCCGAAACATTCGGATCACGCGTCCCGCCGGAAAAGCTACGCAAAGCCCTCGCCGATTCCGGCGGCTGGAGGCAATTGGGTCGCCCAGGCGTGGCGGCGCCAGGATGCCGCGTGCCATAGGCAGCGCCGGAAGATCAACAGCCGGAATTTGCCGCAGGCATGGCGAGCGAATTCAGAGACAGACGCGGCACGAATCGTCGTTTAGATTGTTGACACTATCCGGTCTGAGCATTCGCTGGGCAGTCACGAGGGCTTCACAGCCACCGGCAAAAGTTAGTCCTTCGCTGACGGCGGACCGCAAGATATTGCATTAACCATCCGAATAGTCGAGAAAAAGAGCGCCGTGGGGCGCGGTGGGGACGCATGACGATTACATCAATGGCCGAACGCGCAGAGGCTGCTCATGCAGTGTCCTATCTGCGATCCAACTCGCACTGGACCTGTCTAGCCGGCCTCGCGTTCGCCGATGTTCTTGTCTTCACTTTGGCGAATATCATTTTCCGGATGGGGCGCGCCGTCCCCACCATCATCCTGGCCGGCGGACGGCCGTCATTCGACGGCGCCACGTCGATCGATGTCTTTGCGCTGATCGCCGTCGTGTTCATCGTGTTCCGCTATCTCTCGGGGGACTACAGCCGCCGGCAGCTGTTCTGGGACAATACGCGGCAGTCGACGGTCGCGCTGGCCATCGCCGCGCTGCCCGATCTGTTCCTGACGTCGTTGAATTTTCGCGTCTTCGCCGTCGCGAACATCGTCGCCAGCTGGATATTCCTCATCGTCGCCATTCCGCTCGGCCGGCAATTGGCGCGCAAGCTGCTGGCGAAGGCCGGCGTGTGGTACATCCCCACCGCCCTGATCGGCTCGAGCGCGCGCATCACGACGATCTACAACGCGCTGGCGCGGTCGCTTTCGCTTGGGTTCGAGGTCCGCTGGAGCGTGTCCGACGTCTGCAACGACACCGCGCACGACCTGCCGAAAGTCATCCGGTCGGGCACGATGGAGCCGCGCGAGATCGCCGAGCAGCTTTTGCGGGCGGAATGCGCCCAAGCGGTGGTCGCGACGGAGTCCAACAATTCGACGGAATACACCGAGGTGGTGCGCCGCCTGATGGAAGCGGGTATCGCGGTGGCGATCGTCCCGTCGTTCCAGCGCCTACCGCTGGTCGGGGCCACGACCAACTACTTCTTCGGCCACGACGTCCTGCTGCTGCAGGTGCGCAGCAATCTGCGCCGCTTCCCGCAGAAGCTCGAGAAGCGGGTATTCGACATCGTCGGCGCGCTCTCCCTGCTCATCCTGTTCTCGCCGCTGTTCCTCTTCATCGCGACGGCGATCAAGCGCCATGACGGCGGCCGGGTGACCTACAGCCAGAAGCGCGTCGGACAGAACGGCCAGACCTTTCGCATCATCAAGTTTCGCACCATGGCGCCCGACGCCGAGGAGCGCCTGCAAAAATGGCGGCGCGAGCAGCCGGAACTCTATGAAGAGTACGCCAAGACCTTCAAGCTGCGCGACGACCCGCGCATCACCGCGCCGGGCAAATGGCTGAGGAAGACCAGTCTCGACGAACTGCCGCAGCTCGTGAACGTGCTGCGCGGCGAAATGAGCCTGGTCGGCCCCAGGCCGGTCGTGGAGCAGGAACTGCGCGACTATTACGGATCGGCGGCGCAGCTCTACGTTCGCGTGCGGCCCGGCCTCACCGGCCTGTGGCAGGTCAGCGGACGCAGCGACACGAGCTATGAAGAGCGCGTGATCTTCGACGAATGGTATGTGCTCAACTGGTCGTTCTGGTACGACATCGTGATCCTCATCCAGACCGCCGGCATCATGCTGACCGGCCGGGGCGCCTACTAACCCGCCCCACCACCTGGCGAAGGAACCGCGATCAGGACGCCGTCGCCCGCAGGACGCTTTCGACAATGCGGTCCTGCGCCGCTTCGTCGAGATAGGGATGCATCGGCAGGCTGACGACCGTCCCGCTCAGATGCTCGCTGTTGGGCGTGGGCGCCGACGGATAGGCGGCGTAGCCCTTCTGCCGCGACAGCGGGATCGGATAATAGACGGCGGTCGGGATTCCTTCCGCCTTCAGCTCGCCCTGCAGCTTGGCGCGATCCGGCACCTGGATCGTGTACTGCGCCCAGGTCGATAGCGCGCCGTCGATGACATGCGGCACGCGAATCCTGTTGGAACGGGCCAGCGCGGCGTTGTAGCGCTTGGCGATCACATCGCGCGCCGCGATCTCGTCCGGAAATATCTTCAGCTTTTCGATCAGGACCGCGGCCTGGATGGTGTCGAGGCGCGAGTTCATGCCGATCCGGACGTTTTCGTAGCGATGGCTTCCCTCGCCATGGACCCGAAT
This genomic interval carries:
- the wbaP gene encoding undecaprenyl-phosphate galactose phosphotransferase WbaP, which codes for MAERAEAAHAVSYLRSNSHWTCLAGLAFADVLVFTLANIIFRMGRAVPTIILAGGRPSFDGATSIDVFALIAVVFIVFRYLSGDYSRRQLFWDNTRQSTVALAIAALPDLFLTSLNFRVFAVANIVASWIFLIVAIPLGRQLARKLLAKAGVWYIPTALIGSSARITTIYNALARSLSLGFEVRWSVSDVCNDTAHDLPKVIRSGTMEPREIAEQLLRAECAQAVVATESNNSTEYTEVVRRLMEAGIAVAIVPSFQRLPLVGATTNYFFGHDVLLLQVRSNLRRFPQKLEKRVFDIVGALSLLILFSPLFLFIATAIKRHDGGRVTYSQKRVGQNGQTFRIIKFRTMAPDAEERLQKWRREQPELYEEYAKTFKLRDDPRITAPGKWLRKTSLDELPQLVNVLRGEMSLVGPRPVVEQELRDYYGSAAQLYVRVRPGLTGLWQVSGRSDTSYEERVIFDEWYVLNWSFWYDIVILIQTAGIMLTGRGAY